A genomic window from Anthocerotibacter panamensis C109 includes:
- a CDS encoding L,D-transpeptidase family protein — MKHGLLGLLVLGLPVSAQIPADSHQLVVVVTPDWKAPQGTLYTFESGEQGWRQRGSAFAVVVGKNGLGWGRGLLAVPATGPKKVEGDGRAPAGVFSLGMAFGYTPQPTGGTGLAYRQSTAQDRCVDDSSSPFYNQIVPLQAPIAWTSAEEMVRTDNLYRLLVVVNHNTNPPVPQGGSCIFMHIWRAADQPTVGCTAMAEANLTGLVNWLKTPKNPILVQLPVSEYRALKASLGLPKLP, encoded by the coding sequence ATGAAACACGGGCTCTTGGGTCTACTCGTGTTGGGTCTGCCGGTGTCGGCGCAGATTCCCGCAGACAGCCATCAACTGGTGGTCGTGGTGACCCCGGACTGGAAGGCACCCCAAGGCACCCTCTATACCTTCGAGTCAGGGGAGCAGGGCTGGCGACAGCGGGGTAGCGCCTTTGCGGTGGTCGTGGGTAAGAACGGTTTGGGTTGGGGGCGGGGTCTGCTGGCTGTCCCTGCGACAGGGCCAAAAAAAGTAGAAGGAGATGGACGGGCTCCGGCGGGAGTTTTTAGTTTGGGAATGGCTTTTGGCTATACCCCCCAGCCCACTGGAGGCACAGGGCTCGCCTATCGACAGAGCACGGCTCAAGACCGCTGTGTGGATGACAGCAGTTCTCCTTTTTATAACCAAATCGTCCCGCTGCAAGCGCCCATTGCCTGGACTTCGGCAGAGGAAATGGTCCGCACCGATAATCTTTACCGTCTTTTAGTTGTCGTCAACCACAACACGAACCCACCCGTTCCTCAGGGCGGGAGCTGCATTTTTATGCACATCTGGCGAGCAGCAGACCAGCCTACGGTCGGCTGTACGGCGATGGCTGAAGCTAACCTCACCGGACTTGTCAACTGGCTCAAAACCCCAAAAAATCCAATCCTGGTCCAACTTCCAGTCAGTGAGTACCGCGCTTTGAAGGCTAGTTTGGGATTGCCGAAGCTACCGTAA
- a CDS encoding pyridoxal-phosphate-dependent aminotransferase family protein, which yields MEGKKFLMIPGPTPVPERVLLALARHPMGHRTKEFSHIFREVTDRLAWLHQTQGDVLTLATSGTGAMEAALINLLSPGDRVLCLVNGKFSERWAKICLAYGMHVETISAPAGSAIDPKEVAEALRADTERTYRAVVVTHSETSTGVLNDLETIAGLAQEHGRALTIVDAVTSLGAVSVPMDQWGLDAIASGSQKAYMIPPGLGFVAMSARAWTAQKESRTPKFYLDLAKYRKSLQDDTTPFTPAIGLVLAVHESLKMLHDEGLDALFARHERLRQGVRAGVRALKLTPFVQDEKAASPSITAVATPNADKIRSHINKHYDIALAGGQDDLSGKIFRIGHLGFVSERDILSALAALEGTMRALGQDDFSHGAGVGAALQAMADH from the coding sequence GTGGAAGGCAAGAAATTTTTGATGATACCGGGTCCTACCCCAGTGCCAGAGCGCGTACTCCTGGCCCTTGCCCGCCATCCTATGGGCCACCGCACCAAAGAGTTTTCGCATATTTTTCGGGAAGTGACGGACCGTCTGGCTTGGTTGCATCAGACCCAAGGGGATGTCCTGACCCTGGCGACAAGCGGCACCGGAGCCATGGAAGCAGCCCTCATCAATCTGCTCTCACCGGGGGACCGGGTGCTGTGTCTGGTCAATGGTAAGTTCAGCGAGCGTTGGGCCAAAATCTGTCTGGCTTATGGGATGCACGTCGAGACCATCAGTGCTCCTGCCGGAAGCGCCATTGACCCCAAGGAGGTCGCTGAAGCCTTGCGGGCGGACACCGAGCGCACCTACCGGGCGGTCGTCGTGACCCACAGCGAGACTTCCACCGGAGTACTTAACGACCTGGAAACAATTGCAGGATTGGCCCAGGAACATGGACGCGCCCTTACGATTGTGGATGCCGTGACGAGTCTAGGGGCGGTGAGCGTACCGATGGACCAATGGGGTCTAGACGCCATCGCCTCCGGTTCGCAAAAAGCCTATATGATCCCACCGGGGTTGGGTTTTGTGGCAATGAGTGCGCGAGCCTGGACAGCCCAAAAAGAGTCGCGCACCCCGAAGTTTTATCTGGATCTGGCGAAATATCGCAAATCCCTCCAGGACGACACCACGCCCTTCACCCCGGCTATCGGTCTGGTCCTGGCTGTGCATGAGAGCCTCAAGATGCTCCACGACGAGGGGCTGGATGCCTTATTTGCCCGCCACGAGCGCCTGCGCCAGGGGGTCCGTGCCGGAGTGCGTGCCCTCAAACTCACGCCCTTTGTCCAAGACGAAAAAGCCGCAAGCCCCTCGATCACCGCTGTAGCCACACCCAACGCCGATAAGATCCGCTCCCACATCAATAAGCACTATGACATCGCACTGGCTGGGGGACAGGATGACCTGTCGGGCAAAATCTTCCGCATCGGGCACTTGGGCTTTGTGAGCGAACGGGATATCCTGAGTGCGCTGGCAGCTTTGGAGGGAACCATGCGGGCACTGGGTCAGGACGACTTCAGCCACGGGGCGGGCGTCGGTGCCGCTTTGCAGGCTATGGCTGACCATTGA